A window of Streptomyces gilvosporeus contains these coding sequences:
- a CDS encoding CBS domain-containing protein, which translates to MGRTPHIVSDVMTQTVVAVGRDARFKEIVETMAQWKVSALPVLEGEGRVIGVVSEADLLPKEEYRGSDPERLEQLRRLDDTRKASALTAGELMTTPAFTVHAGATIAQAARMMAHASVKRLPVVDAAGMLQGIVSRADLLKVFLRSDEELAEEIRRDIIRHVFAVAHEDMQVTVENGVAMLSGHMSNTSLIPLAARLIRAVEGVVDVTFDVTGPTPVGARSAHTSSPEAGADLTGRA; encoded by the coding sequence ATGGGGCGCACACCGCACATCGTCAGCGACGTGATGACACAGACCGTGGTCGCCGTCGGCCGGGACGCGCGGTTCAAGGAGATCGTGGAGACCATGGCGCAGTGGAAGGTGAGTGCCCTGCCGGTGCTGGAGGGCGAGGGGCGGGTGATCGGCGTGGTCTCCGAAGCCGACCTGCTGCCCAAAGAGGAGTACCGGGGGTCCGATCCGGAGCGTCTCGAGCAACTGCGGCGTCTCGACGACACGCGCAAAGCCAGCGCGCTGACGGCCGGAGAGCTGATGACCACACCCGCCTTCACCGTCCACGCCGGCGCCACCATCGCCCAGGCGGCGCGGATGATGGCGCACGCGTCGGTCAAACGGCTGCCGGTGGTGGATGCCGCAGGAATGCTCCAGGGAATCGTCAGCCGCGCCGATCTGCTGAAGGTCTTCCTCCGGTCCGATGAAGAACTCGCAGAGGAGATCCGCAGGGATATCATCCGCCACGTGTTCGCGGTGGCCCACGAGGATATGCAGGTCACCGTGGAGAACGGGGTGGCCATGCTCAGCGGCCATATGAGCAACACCTCGCTCATTCCCCTGGCGGCGCGCCTGATACGGGCCGTGGAGGGGGTCGTGGATGTCACCTTCGACGTCACCGGACCGACTCCCGTCGGCGCCCGGTCGGCGCACACGTCCTCACCTGAGGCCGGAGCGGACCTTACTGGACGGGCATGA
- a CDS encoding class I SAM-dependent DNA methyltransferase, whose translation MTSSELWNRATADRYDTEESEMSSAAVLGPTLAFLAELAGDGRALEFAIGTGRVGVPLRERGVPVVGIELSEHMAAVLRRKIDQDTLPVTLGDMATTTVPGEFTLVYLVYNTITNLLTQDEQVECFRNAARHLAPGGRFVIELGVPPLRFLPPGQVAVPFDVSERHLGFDTFDLVEQILVSHHLTRDGDDGRYRRGHSRHRYAWPTELDLMARIAGLDLERRVADWDGAPFTQDSTKHISVWHKPA comes from the coding sequence GTGACGAGCAGTGAGCTGTGGAACCGTGCGACCGCCGACCGCTACGACACCGAGGAGAGCGAGATGTCCTCGGCCGCCGTTCTCGGACCGACTCTCGCCTTTCTCGCCGAACTCGCCGGCGACGGCCGGGCGTTGGAGTTCGCCATCGGAACCGGACGCGTGGGCGTCCCCCTCCGGGAGCGCGGCGTGCCGGTCGTCGGCATCGAGCTGTCCGAGCACATGGCAGCAGTCCTGCGCCGCAAGATCGACCAGGACACGCTCCCGGTCACCCTCGGAGACATGGCCACCACCACCGTCCCCGGCGAGTTCACCCTGGTCTATCTCGTCTACAACACGATCACGAACCTGCTCACACAGGACGAACAGGTCGAATGCTTCCGCAACGCCGCACGCCATCTGGCGCCCGGCGGCCGATTCGTCATCGAGCTGGGCGTGCCGCCGCTGCGGTTCCTGCCGCCCGGGCAGGTCGCGGTGCCGTTCGACGTCTCCGAGCGGCATCTCGGCTTCGACACCTTCGACCTGGTCGAGCAGATCCTCGTCTCCCACCACCTCACCCGCGACGGCGACGACGGCCGCTACCGCCGCGGCCACTCCCGGCACCGGTACGCCTGGCCGACGGAGCTCGACCTCATGGCACGGATCGCGGGACTCGATCTGGAACGCCGCGTCGCGGACTGGGACGGGGCGCCCTTCACCCAGGACTCCACGAAACACATCTCCGTATGGCACAAACCGGCCTGA
- a CDS encoding TetR/AcrR family transcriptional regulator codes for MASRSTQILEAAARVIARRGVRGLRVEELAEEAGVSTGLIYYHFKDRTGILRHTLEFINDRAERYTTAQDPGAEPLSPREELDQVLLLELQDTPEVRENSTAWGELRASAVFDPVLREDLARATLVWVQEVAALLGQVHPLAPAARLASAAERLTALLEALSMRWLSGGLAIDHARTLVSEAVEVELALLGRL; via the coding sequence ATGGCGTCTCGCAGTACTCAGATCCTGGAAGCGGCCGCGCGGGTGATCGCCCGGCGCGGGGTCCGTGGGCTCCGCGTCGAGGAACTGGCCGAGGAGGCCGGTGTTTCCACCGGCCTGATCTACTACCACTTCAAGGACCGCACCGGAATCCTGCGCCATACGCTGGAGTTCATCAACGATCGCGCCGAGCGGTACACCACGGCCCAGGATCCGGGGGCGGAACCGTTGAGCCCTCGCGAGGAGCTCGACCAGGTCCTGCTCCTGGAGCTCCAGGACACCCCGGAGGTGCGGGAGAACAGCACAGCCTGGGGCGAGCTGAGGGCCAGTGCCGTCTTCGACCCCGTCCTGCGCGAGGACCTCGCCCGGGCGACCCTGGTGTGGGTGCAGGAGGTGGCGGCGCTCCTGGGGCAGGTCCATCCCTTGGCGCCGGCAGCCAGGCTCGCCTCGGCCGCCGAGCGGCTCACGGCTCTGCTTGAGGCCCTGAGCATGCGCTGGCTGAGTGGTGGCCTCGCGATCGACCACGCGCGCACCCTCGTGTCGGAGGCCGTCGAGGTGGAGCTGGCACTGCTGGGTCGGCTGTAG
- a CDS encoding agmatine deiminase family protein, whose protein sequence is MSRLPPTRRTTLRTIAGIGGAVALGATACGPEKSGSGRTATASARTPAPGGERRFGAEWESHARTFMSWPALVSVWEDDLPHVRKDIARVARAIGEYEAVVMMARPDQQAAAQRACGSQVEVIPLAVDDLWARDTVPVFAEEDGEVVGVDFNFNGWGNKQEHTKDAHVGRKLLGRYGIPRKQAPLVAEGGAFETDGEGTLLITESSIVNDNRNRGKSRDQIEGELIETLGVEKVVWLAGVRGKDITDAHVDSLVRFTAPGVVLLDQAFPGTPPDSWSRSADQARSVLRKATDARGRRFEITDLPQPDPDRITGVGDDFVSTYANFYIANDAVFLPKFGDRKADARAKAILQEHFPKRDIVQLQIDTIASGGGGIHCSTHDQPGKPAA, encoded by the coding sequence GTGTCCCGCCTTCCCCCTACCCGCCGCACCACCCTGCGCACCATCGCCGGAATCGGCGGCGCCGTGGCCCTCGGCGCCACCGCCTGCGGTCCCGAGAAGTCCGGAAGCGGCCGCACGGCCACCGCCTCCGCCCGCACCCCGGCGCCAGGCGGCGAGCGCCGCTTCGGTGCCGAGTGGGAGAGCCACGCGCGTACGTTCATGTCCTGGCCCGCCCTCGTCTCCGTCTGGGAGGACGATCTGCCCCACGTGCGGAAGGACATCGCCCGCGTCGCACGGGCCATCGGGGAGTACGAGGCGGTGGTGATGATGGCCCGCCCGGATCAGCAGGCGGCGGCTCAGCGGGCGTGCGGTTCGCAGGTCGAGGTCATTCCGCTCGCCGTCGACGACCTGTGGGCTCGCGACACCGTCCCCGTCTTCGCCGAGGAGGACGGTGAGGTCGTCGGAGTCGACTTCAACTTCAACGGCTGGGGCAACAAGCAGGAGCACACCAAGGACGCCCACGTGGGCCGCAAGCTGCTCGGCAGGTACGGCATCCCCCGCAAACAGGCACCGCTCGTCGCCGAGGGCGGCGCCTTCGAGACCGACGGCGAGGGCACCCTCCTCATCACCGAGAGCTCGATCGTCAACGACAACCGCAACCGCGGAAAGAGCCGGGACCAGATCGAGGGCGAGCTGATCGAGACCCTCGGCGTGGAGAAGGTGGTCTGGCTGGCGGGTGTCCGCGGCAAGGACATCACCGACGCGCACGTGGACAGCCTCGTACGGTTCACCGCCCCCGGCGTGGTCCTGCTCGACCAGGCGTTCCCCGGCACTCCCCCGGACTCGTGGTCCCGCTCGGCCGACCAGGCCCGTTCGGTGCTCCGCAAGGCGACCGATGCGCGGGGGCGGCGCTTCGAGATCACCGACCTGCCGCAGCCCGACCCTGACAGGATCACCGGCGTAGGCGACGACTTCGTGTCCACCTACGCCAACTTCTACATCGCCAACGACGCCGTCTTCCTGCCCAAGTTCGGCGACCGGAAGGCGGACGCCCGGGCCAAGGCCATTCTTCAGGAGCACTTCCCCAAGCGAGACATCGTCCAGTTGCAGATCGACACCATCGCCTCCGGCGGCGGCGGAATCCACTGCTCCACCCACGATCAGCCCGGCAAGCCCGCCGCCTGA
- a CDS encoding transposase, translated as MRAPKIGRVLFRWTKDLPVGKRADKLNKVTGTRLVREADGWHVVFRVQSEVPDPMPRTGPTVDIDRGIAKPLALSDGTFREHGNWLTPDEARRLRRLEKAAARKRCARKRGEKTPWRCQDCWALAKRQAVKRQPPTGPHCDSDGIPPRSRGGGSQSVFQQIRCGEGQMAKPDRMSPSGAKVRFGGAVMLLIACLIGGLCIAALPYAAGLAGTRGTLTVDGYQYTHSSRGGTSTSSEGTFRSDDGRTVAREAVVEPEYALGERVAVTRAPWTYYVISPACFLGWLAGTCFALCCLLFGVPAIAFGASWNRRERPAAVSTQIRIAKGAFYAALASSVLAIVAAIAT; from the coding sequence ATGCGGGCACCGAAGATCGGTCGCGTCCTGTTTCGCTGGACCAAAGACCTACCCGTCGGCAAGCGCGCCGACAAGCTGAACAAGGTCACCGGCACCCGTCTGGTGCGCGAGGCCGACGGCTGGCACGTCGTCTTCCGCGTCCAGAGCGAGGTTCCCGACCCGATGCCGCGCACCGGCCCCACGGTCGACATCGACCGGGGCATCGCCAAGCCCCTGGCCCTCTCCGACGGCACGTTCCGTGAACACGGCAACTGGCTGACGCCGGACGAGGCCAGGCGGCTGCGCCGTCTGGAGAAGGCAGCAGCCCGCAAGCGCTGTGCCCGCAAGAGGGGCGAGAAGACGCCCTGGCGGTGTCAGGATTGCTGGGCCCTCGCCAAAAGGCAGGCTGTGAAGCGTCAACCACCCACCGGGCCGCACTGCGACTCAGATGGGATTCCGCCCCGTTCACGGGGCGGAGGAAGTCAAAGTGTGTTCCAGCAGATCCGCTGCGGGGAGGGACAGATGGCAAAGCCGGACAGGATGAGCCCGTCAGGTGCAAAGGTGCGGTTCGGCGGGGCGGTCATGCTGTTGATTGCCTGCCTTATCGGCGGTCTCTGCATTGCCGCTCTCCCCTACGCCGCCGGCCTCGCCGGAACGCGCGGAACACTGACCGTGGACGGCTACCAGTACACCCACAGTTCACGGGGCGGCACCAGCACGTCTTCCGAGGGCACCTTCCGCTCGGACGACGGCAGGACCGTCGCTCGCGAGGCGGTTGTGGAACCGGAGTACGCGTTGGGCGAGCGCGTCGCCGTGACCCGCGCTCCGTGGACCTACTACGTCATCAGCCCCGCTTGCTTCCTGGGCTGGCTCGCCGGGACATGCTTCGCGCTGTGCTGTCTGCTCTTCGGAGTGCCGGCGATCGCCTTCGGCGCGTCATGGAACCGCCGGGAGCGGCCCGCTGCCGTCTCCACCCAGATCCGGATCGCCAAGGGCGCCTTCTACGCCGCGCTCGCCAGCAGCGTTCTCGCCATCGTCGCCGCGATCGCCACCTGA